TCAGGGCGCCGATGCCGTTGTTGTTGTTGCCGAAGTTGTCGGTGCTCTCCACCTCGGAGACCAGGCCGAACGGTCGCCCGGTCCGCTCGGCGTGCGCCTGCAGCACCGCCAGCCCGAGCTCGTTCATCTCCGCGGCCGTCGGCGGGCGGTACCCGGGCGTGCCGGGCTCGGACCCGAAGAGGACGAGGTTGGTCTCCTTGGCGTCCACCGACACGGACGGGTCGACGAGGCCCCGGGCGATCAGGGACTCCTCGGGCTCGTCGTTGAAGATGTCCTCGTCCGCGAACAGGCCCAGCACCTTCAGCTCGGCCGGGTCGACCTTCCCGCTCGCCACGCCGTCGCGCAGGCGCTCGAACTGGGTCCGGGTACGCACGACGGTGTAGCCCTCGGCTGCGGCGACCTCAAGGAGGTTGACGCCGTCGGTGCGCGTGCCACCGGTACGCGGGACCTCCGCGGTCAACGTCGCCCCGGCCGGACGGTGCACCAGGCACGTGAGCGGGATGGGCTCGGCGCGGCGCTCGGAACGGCGGATCTGCGCCTTGGTGCAGTACCGGGTGCCGGCCGGCAGGAAGTTCTCCTCACCCCCGCCCATCACGACCACGGGGTCCTGGTCCTGGTCACCGAACCCGGGGCGACCGGTGATGATCTGCGCCACGATCCCGTTCGGGTCATCGCGGGTGGCGACCTCGGCCAGAAATGCCCCCGTGCCCGGCTCGGCGATGTCGCCGTCGTTGATGATCCCGATCGGGTGCCCGGCGTTACCGGCCTCACGCAGCCAGCTACCCGGGTACCCAGACAGGGCGTCGATCGACCGCGGCGGGTCCACGTTGCCGCCGAGCACGTCCTCGGCACCGCTGTCCGTGCCGAAGGATCCCGGCCCGTCGACCTTGAAGCCGAACGCATGCACCGTCGCACCGCCGTTCGAAGTCCCGTCGAGCTGGTCGGCCATGTGCCCGCGGTAGATCGTCATCTCCGGCAGCAGGTCCCACTGCGAGATCGCATCCGGCCCCTCCCAATAGATTCGGCCCGCATCCCAGTACGCCGCATCCGTGCCGTCGGGGTGGATGAAGATCATGTTCCCCGTGTCGTCCAGCGACCGAGCACTGGCCGCTGCCTCATCCGCGCCCACGACGAAGTCGTCGACGTTCGGCGCAGCGCCGACCACGACAGGCACCCCTGCCAGTGCCGCAACCGCCGTCGTGACCGCGACCGTCCGTGCTGTCGATCTGTTCATCGTGGCTCCTCGTCGAGCAAGCGAGGCAAGTCGCCTCCTAGGCGTGTCGGCCTACGCCCACCCCAGGCTCAGAGCCGCACACATCCCCTGCCCATCGCGCAAGCGCCCAGCAGGCGAACACCAACCCACGCTTGGGGCGGAGGCGGCCGATCCGGCACAACTGCACTCACGGATCTCGATGCTTTCGGCCGTCGTGCGCCCGCGGCGCCCGGGCCGACAGCTGAGGTCGATTGCTGCGGGCACGCGCGCCGTCGCGGTGTCGACCGTCCGGTCATCGGCAACGCGGCGCGGCAGCGCAGCTGGCGCTCGGCCCTAAATCCCCGCGGGCTGCGGCACCCTGAACCATGTCAGCAAGACTGACCTTTGCGACCCCCTCTGCGCATTTCGCCGAGATCGCGCTTCGACCTCGCTCGACACCGTGATCGGCGTCTGCTGCGAGAGGCATCGCATCGGAGAAAGTCGGCCCGGTCGCGCGTCCAGGACTTCATGACGCGGATCTGACGTGTTCACGTGCGCGCACCCGGGGCGTCGGCTCCCCCGACTACCAAGTCCCTCGGCGCCGGCAGCGGCCGGGCCCCACACCTTCTGACCCGAGGGACCACCATGCGCAAGCCGTTCCTGCTCGCTCCGATCGCCGTCGCCGCGCTCGCTCTGTCCGGATGCGGCGCCGCCGGCTCGGAGAGCCCGGCCGGGTCGACCGCGACCTCGACGAGCGCCTCCGGCGCGAGCTGCGGCACGACCGTCGACGAGATCGCCGCGAAGGCCGCCGAGGAGAAGGAGCTCAACCTCATCGCGCTGCCGGACACCTGGGCGAACTACAAGGGCATCCTCGAGGACTTCCGGACGACGTACGGGATCGACGCGACGGTGGCCAACCCGGACGCGTCGTCGGCCGACGAGATCACCGCGATCGAGACCCTGCGTGGTCAGCCGGACATGCCGGAGGTCGTCGACGTCGGGGCGTCCTTCACCCAGCAGATGATCGACGAGGGTTACGCCGAGGCTTACGAGCCGACGGTCTGGGACGAGATCCCGGACAACCTCAAGGACCCCGAGGGCCACTGGGTCGCCGCGTACTACGGGGTGCTGTCGATCGCGACCAACACGACGCTCGTCGAGGACGCACCGAAGACCTTCGCCGACCTCGAGGACCCGAAGTACCAGGGCCAGGTCACGCTGAACGGCGACCCCCGGGAGTCCGGCGCCGGGTTCGCGGCGGTCATGGCGGCGTCGCTCGCTAACGGCGGCAGCTTCGACGACATCACCCCGGGCCTGGAGTACTTCAGCCGTCTCAAGAAGTCGGGCAACCTGCAGTCGGTCGACGTCACGCAGGCGACGCTGCTGTCCGGCGAGGTCCCGATCGCGCTGGACTGGACGTACAACTTCCCGGCCCTCGTGCCCCAGCTCGAGGACGCCGGGTTCGACCTCCAGGTCACCGTCCCGAGCGACGGGGTGTACGGCGGCTACTACGCCCAGTCGGTCGTGACCGAGGCGCCGCACCCGTGCTCCGCACGCCTGTTCCTCGAGCACCTCGTCGGTGACGAGGGCGCGCTCGGCTACCTCGAGGGTGGCGCCATCCCGGCGCGCTACGCGGCGCTGGTGGAGGCCGGCAAGGTCGACGAGGAGCTCGCCGAGAACCTGCCCGACGCCGAGACGATCGAGAAGATCGCCTTCCCGACGCAGGCCCAAATCGACGCCGCGAAGGCGACCCTGGCGGAGCAGTGGGGCCCGATGGTCGCGGACCTGTGACTGGGACCCGACTGCCCTCCGGCCCGGCTGGGGGCGCCGCGAGCGCCCCGGCCGGGCCCGAGGGTGCGGTGGCGGGCGGGTCGGAGGCACTGGTGCGCACGGTCACGCCGACGGTCGCCGTCGACGCCGCACCGCACCGGGCCGGGGCCGGTCCCCGAGGCGCGGCAGGCCGTCGGCGCCGGCCCGCGTGGTCGGGCGCGACACTCGCCCTCGTCCCGTTCCTCGCCTTCGTCGCCGTCTTCCTGCTGTGGCCCGTCGGGGTCGTGGTCGTGCGCGCGTTCACCCCCGGTGGTGTGCCCGGCCTCGGCGCTCTGGTGCGGGCTGTGTCGGGGCCGTATCGCAGCGCCTTCGAGAACTCCCTCGCGCTCGCCGGCACCTCGGCCGTGCTGGGCGGAGTCCTCGGGCTCGCGCTCGCGCTCGCGGTCCGGGACCTCACCCGGCCGCGCTGGCTGCGACCCGCGATTGAGGCATGGAGCTCGGTGGCGTCCCAGCTCGGGGGCGTCCCCCTCGCGTTCGCGTTCGTCGCCGCGCTCGGGACGCAGGGTGTCGTGACGAAGGCGTTGCGAGGTCTCGGAGTCGACCTCATCACCTCGGGATTCTCGCTCGCGACGCTGGCCGGCATGACTCTCGTGTACCTGTACTTCCAGATCCCGCTCATGTTCCTGGTGGTCGCACCGGCCGTCGCCGGGCTGCGCGCGACGTGGCGTGAGGCGGCAGAGCTGATGGGCGCCGGCCCCGTGCGGTACTGGGCGACGGTGGCGGGCCCGATCCTGCTGCCGTCGGTGCTCGGCGGGATGCTGCTGCTCTTCGTGAACGCGTTCAGCGCGTACGCGACCGCCTACGTACTGAGCTCGAGCGGCCAGCTCGTGCCGCTCCAGATCCGGTTCGTGCTCCAGGGCAACGTGATCACCGGCGAGCAGGACCTCGGCTACGCGCTCGTGACCTGGACGGTCGCGCTGATGGTCCTGGGCCTGGTCGGGATGACGCTGCTCCAGCGCCGCGCCGCCCGCTGGACGCACGCATGAGCGCGCCGACGCCGCGCCGCCGCACGACGCGGACCGGCCGCACGGTGTTCCTCGTGCTGCTCGGCGCGTTCTTCGTCGTCCCCCAGCTCGCGATGGCCCGGTTCGCGTTCCAGAACGTGCCCGTAGCCCTGCTCGACGCCGACCGGCTCCTGAGCGGGTGGACGGCGCGGCCGCTGCTCGACGCCCTTGCGCAGCCGGAGCTCTGGGAGGCCGCGCGGACCAGTGCCGTGCTCGCGGTGCTCGCGGTGCTCCTGAACCTCGCGCTCCTGCTGCCGCTGTCGATCCTCGCGGAGCTCCGCGCGCCGTGGCTGCGCCCGGTGCTCGCCGCCGTCACGCTGCTGCCCTGGGTGGTCCCGCCCATCGCGCTGGTCGTGGGCGTGGCCTCCACCTTCCGCGCGGTCGCGCCGTGGTTCCTCACGAGTCCGCTCTCGCTCGTGCCGTTCTACGCGATCTGGGCCATGCCGTTCACCTACCGTGCGCTCGACGCCGGGCTGCAGGCCCTGAACGCACGCACGCTCGTGGAGGCCGGGCGCAGCCTCGGGGCGTCGTTCCCCGTCGTGCTGTTCCGCGTGCTCGTCCCGAACCTGCGCGCCTCGATCATCGCGGCAGGCGGCCTCACCGCGGCGCTCGTGCTCGGCGAGTTCGCCTTCGCCTCCTTGCTGCTCAAGAACACCCTGCCGACCTACCTCGTCGACTACCAGCGTCAGGCGCCGCAGGCCGGCATGGCGCTGGCCCTCGCGATCCTGGTGCTCACCGCGCTCGCGCT
The Cellulomonas sp. NS3 DNA segment above includes these coding regions:
- a CDS encoding alkaline phosphatase, which produces MNRSTARTVAVTTAVAALAGVPVVVGAAPNVDDFVVGADEAAASARSLDDTGNMIFIHPDGTDAAYWDAGRIYWEGPDAISQWDLLPEMTIYRGHMADQLDGTSNGGATVHAFGFKVDGPGSFGTDSGAEDVLGGNVDPPRSIDALSGYPGSWLREAGNAGHPIGIINDGDIAEPGTGAFLAEVATRDDPNGIVAQIITGRPGFGDQDQDPVVVMGGGEENFLPAGTRYCTKAQIRRSERRAEPIPLTCLVHRPAGATLTAEVPRTGGTRTDGVNLLEVAAAEGYTVVRTRTQFERLRDGVASGKVDPAELKVLGLFADEDIFNDEPEESLIARGLVDPSVSVDAKETNLVLFGSEPGTPGYRPPTAAEMNELGLAVLQAHAERTGRPFGLVSEVESTDNFGNNNNGIGALTALNVANGVIGAARDFQADHPRTLILTAADSSGGAPQISGFNIDDEIPATVGSIPVNPTGAEAEGEDPPQNPLDGRYGRETAPFRAAPDQFGQELPFALAWTGGPDFNGGIVTRAQGLNAELLDTALFDRFDNVDVYRMAYLTLFGEALDHPTGRVAPTRSDAPAAVDPGLPGQDPTREGLAP
- a CDS encoding ABC transporter substrate-binding protein — encoded protein: MRKPFLLAPIAVAALALSGCGAAGSESPAGSTATSTSASGASCGTTVDEIAAKAAEEKELNLIALPDTWANYKGILEDFRTTYGIDATVANPDASSADEITAIETLRGQPDMPEVVDVGASFTQQMIDEGYAEAYEPTVWDEIPDNLKDPEGHWVAAYYGVLSIATNTTLVEDAPKTFADLEDPKYQGQVTLNGDPRESGAGFAAVMAASLANGGSFDDITPGLEYFSRLKKSGNLQSVDVTQATLLSGEVPIALDWTYNFPALVPQLEDAGFDLQVTVPSDGVYGGYYAQSVVTEAPHPCSARLFLEHLVGDEGALGYLEGGAIPARYAALVEAGKVDEELAENLPDAETIEKIAFPTQAQIDAAKATLAEQWGPMVADL
- a CDS encoding ABC transporter permease; protein product: MTGTRLPSGPAGGAASAPAGPEGAVAGGSEALVRTVTPTVAVDAAPHRAGAGPRGAAGRRRRPAWSGATLALVPFLAFVAVFLLWPVGVVVVRAFTPGGVPGLGALVRAVSGPYRSAFENSLALAGTSAVLGGVLGLALALAVRDLTRPRWLRPAIEAWSSVASQLGGVPLAFAFVAALGTQGVVTKALRGLGVDLITSGFSLATLAGMTLVYLYFQIPLMFLVVAPAVAGLRATWREAAELMGAGPVRYWATVAGPILLPSVLGGMLLLFVNAFSAYATAYVLSSSGQLVPLQIRFVLQGNVITGEQDLGYALVTWTVALMVLGLVGMTLLQRRAARWTHA
- a CDS encoding ABC transporter permease, producing MSAPTPRRRTTRTGRTVFLVLLGAFFVVPQLAMARFAFQNVPVALLDADRLLSGWTARPLLDALAQPELWEAARTSAVLAVLAVLLNLALLLPLSILAELRAPWLRPVLAAVTLLPWVVPPIALVVGVASTFRAVAPWFLTSPLSLVPFYAIWAMPFTYRALDAGLQALNARTLVEAGRSLGASFPVVLFRVLVPNLRASIIAAGGLTAALVLGEFAFASLLLKNTLPTYLVDYQRQAPQAGMALALAILVLTALALGAVVQGIRRRGLAVSTAGI